The Sphaerisporangium siamense genome includes the window ACCGGCGTCTGGACCCGGCCGTGAGGGCGCTGGTCGTCACGGCCTCCACCCGGGCAGCCGCAGGCGTTTATCCCGATAAATCGGGACAACTGCTGGTGCAGCTTCTCGCCGAGGCCGGCTGCGAGCGGGTGGACGGCCCCCGCGTCGTCCCCGACGGCGACCCGGTCGAGGCCGCGCTGCGCGAAGGCGTCCGCGCCGGATACGACGTGATCGTCACCACCGGTGGCACCGGCCTCACCCCCACCGACCTCACGCCCGAGATGACCCGCCGCGTCATCGACCGCGAGATCCCCGGCATCGCCGAGGCCGTGCGCCAGGCCAACCGCGACAAGGTCCCCGCGTCCGTCCTCTCCCGCGGCCTCGCGGGCCAGGCGGGGACGACCCTCGTCGTCAACCTGCCCGGGTCCTCCGGGGGCGTGCGGGACGGCATGGCCGTCCTCGCCCCCGTCCTGCGGCACGCGGTCGACCAGATCAGAGGCGGAGACCATCCCAATCCCTGAGGTAAGCAGGCCGCAATGGCGAACTCATGCTCCGGGAGGGGATGATTGACCCGTGGATCGACTTCGCGGCTGGCCGGCCACCCTCAAAGAGGGGCCGGTAGGACTCCGGCCGCTGCGGCTGCGCGACGTGGGCGTCTGGCGCGAGACGCGGCTGCGCAACGCCGACTGGCTCCGCCCCTGGGAGCCGAGCAACCCTGAGACCCCGCTGTTCCGCACCGGCCTCGGCCCCTACATCTCGATGGTCGGCACCCTGCGCCGCGAGGCACGGCAAGGGCTCGCGCTGCCCTGGGTCGTCACCTGGCGCGGGGCCTTCGCCGGCCAGCTCACCGTCGGCGCGATCGTCTGGGGCTCGGCGCGCTCCGCCCAGGTCGGTTACTGGATCAGCGGCTCCCTCGCCGGGCGCGGCATCATCCCCACGGCGCTCGCCATGGCCGTCGACCACTGCTTCTTCCGGGTCGGCCTGCACCGCCTGGAGGCCAACATCCGCCCCGAGAACCACGCCAGCCGCAGGGTCGTCGAGAAACTCGGCTTCCGCGAGGAGGGCATCCGCCGCCGCCAGCTCCACATCGACGGCGCCTGGCGCGACCACATCTGCTACGCCCTCACCCTTGAGGACGTCCCGCGTGGACTGCTGTCGCAGTGGAGGCAGACCTGGGAGAAGACGGCCCGCGACTGACCGCCCGGGTACCGGACGATGGATACGTTTGACGTATCCGTGGGGATAAACAGGTTGACGATCTCGCGACACACCGCACTGAATACTCGTCAACCAGTGACACGCGGTCCTACGGTGCGTCACGTGAACACATTTGCGACGGCGCCCGGGTCCCGTGCCGTGTTCACGCTGCCCGGAGGTGGGCGATGAGCAGCGCCTTCCTCTACCTCGGCATCGTCCTCATGTGGCTGTGCGTCCTCGTGCCCATGTGGCTGCGCCGCGACCGCCACTCGATCGATGTCATCGAGCCCTTCGGCGTCCACGAGGACCGCTCCGACCCCCAGGAGCCGAACGGCGACACCCTCACCGACGTCCCGGTCTCCGACCTCCCCGGTACGACCTCGTCCGACGACGACGAGATCACCGTAGAACTCGACAACCCCGCCACTCCCCGCGGCCAATCCTCCACGGGGCCGCTCCGAGCCCGCCCGTCTTCGCCCACCGACCTCGTCCGGGGCCGCCCCTCCTCGTCCACCGACCTCGTCCGGGGAGGACCGTCCCAGTCAGCCGAGCTTGCCAGGGGAGGACCGTCCCAGTCGGCTGAGTTCGTGCGAGGAGGGCCATCCCGGTCCGCCGAGTTCGTGCGAGGAGGACCGTCCAAGCCCGACGCGGACCCCATCCGCGGAGAGCGGCTTTCCGCCTCCGAGGATTCAGCGGACGCCGCCCCCGTCTCCGAGCTCACCGCCGCCGAGGAGTCCGCACGGGACGAACGGCGCCGCCGCGCCCGCGTGGTGGCCCGCCGCCGGCGCTGGCTCCTGTGCATCGCCCTGCTCCACATCGCCTCACTCGTCACGGCCGCCGTCGGCGTGGCCCCCTGGTGGAGCGTGGCCCCCTCCGCCGTCCTGCTGGTGGCCTACCTCTCCGTGCTCCGCGTCGCGGTAGCCGTGGACCGCGAACGCCACCTCGCCGCCGCCGAGGCCTACGCCGACCACCAGCGCAGGCAACGCGAGCACCGCCACGCCCGCGAACTCGCCGCCCAGCGCGCCGAGGCCGAGATCATCGAGTTCCGCAAGCCCACCGAGCCCTTTGACCAGCACGCCGACCACACCCGCCGCGCCGTCGGCGACTGACTGACCCCCACCAACGATCACCCCCTCCGGATGGCGCGGAGGGCCCCCAAAGTTTGCTAATCTGGTCGAGTCCTTGGGGCTGTAGCGCAGTCCGGTAGCGCACTTCGTTCGCATCGAAGGGGTCAGGGGTTCGAATCCCCTCAGCTCCACCCAGGTCAAAGGCCGTTTCCTCCGGGAAGCGGCCTTTTTTGATCTAGCCAATGTCCGATTTCGGGAGCAATCTGGGAGCGGGCCTCGCGCGGGGTTTCTCTGGAGCCGTCCCGACCTGGCCGCCTCCAGCCGCGGAACGTTGCGGAACGGCTCCAGCAGCTCGTTGACGATCCCGACCGGTGAACGCCGCGGGATGCCCGCCTCGTCCCAGCGCCGCCCGAGATCGGCCCGCCCCTGGAGAGTCTCACCCCACCGCCGCTGCAACGCCTCGACGAGCTCCTCACGCATCTGATCGGTCACATGCGTCTAGTGACCCCGCATCGACCCGTCGCCGACGTGGCCCATCGGCTCGTCCCGAAGGTTGTCGGGGCCGGGCAGACGGCAAGCCCGCCGGTGCTCGTGATGGTCTGTGGGTACTCGCGCTGGCTGATGGCGCAGATGCTGCCGTCTCGGGCAGCCGGTGACCTGTTCGCTGGGATGTGGGCGCTGCTACGCGCGCTGGGCGCCACGCCGAAGACGCTGGTGTGGGACAACGAGAGCGCGATCGGGCAGTGGAGGGGCGGCCGGCCGCAGCTGACCGGTGAGCGAACGCGTTCCGCGGCACCCTGGGAGTGCGGATCCTGCAGTGCAAACTGGGTGACCCCGAGGCCAAGGGTTTGGTCGAGCGGGCCAACGGCTATCTGGAAACCTCGTTCTTGCCCGGCCGGGTATTCACCGGTCCGCAGGACTTCAACGCCCAGCTGGACGGTTGGCTGGCACATCGGGCCGACACCCGCCATCACCGGCGGATCGAGTGCAGGCCCGCGGACCGCATCGTGGTCGACCGGGCCGCGATGGTGCCGCTGCCGCCGGTTGCGCCGGCGGTCGGGTGGCGCAGCGCGATCCGCTTGGCCCGCGACCACTACGTGCGCGTCGCGTCCAACGACTACTCGGTGCATCCGTCGGTGGTCGGCCGGCTGGTGGAGGTGGTGGCCGATCCGCAGCAGGTGACCGTCACCTGCGCCGGGCAGGTGGTGGCCCGCCATCAGCGGTGCTGGGCTGGCCATCAGACCGTATTCCTGTCCTGATCGTCGATGAGGTGGGCTACATCCCCTTCGAGCCCGAGGCCGCGAATTTGTTCTTCCAGCTGGTCTCCAGCCGTTACGAACGCGCCTCGCTGATCGTCCCCTCCAACAAGCCGTTCGGCCGCTGGGGTGAGGTCTTCGGCGATGACGTCGCCGCCGCCGCGATGATCGACCGCCTCGTCCACCATGCCGAGGTCATCAGCCTGAAGGGAGACAGCTACCGGCTCAAGAACCGAGGTCTCGGCCGTGTTCCCCCAGCCGAGACCAGCACCGACCATCAGTAACAAACCGCAGCAAACATCAACGCCAGGCGGTCAACTTTCAGACGACGATAGGGGGTCTGTTTTCGAGCGTCGTTGACACGAGCGAGCGCCTCGCGGATGATCCGCCTCGTAGAGCACCCACCAGGGTGCCGGTGCGAGAAGGCTGCCGCTCGGGAGGCAGCGCAGCGGAGTGCGGAGTGGCTGTATCTGCTGACGCGGATGTCCTGATCGTCCAGGTACTCGGTCCAGCTCTGAGAGGGGACTCGCGGAGCCGGACCGTTTCATGTCCACGATCTTCGGCCTGGTCTACTGCCGTCCACGGGAGACCGGGCCGACTAAGACCGTCTTCCACGCTGGGATGTGTGTGCGATCGAAAGCCTCGGGACGCCGTTGGCGAGTAGGTCGTCGAGGTTGGATGTTCGTCCGGACGGCTCCGACTGCCGGGGTTCGAGTCCCCGGGGAT containing:
- a CDS encoding GNAT family N-acetyltransferase — translated: MDRLRGWPATLKEGPVGLRPLRLRDVGVWRETRLRNADWLRPWEPSNPETPLFRTGLGPYISMVGTLRREARQGLALPWVVTWRGAFAGQLTVGAIVWGSARSAQVGYWISGSLAGRGIIPTALAMAVDHCFFRVGLHRLEANIRPENHASRRVVEKLGFREEGIRRRQLHIDGAWRDHICYALTLEDVPRGLLSQWRQTWEKTARD
- a CDS encoding MogA/MoaB family molybdenum cofactor biosynthesis protein encodes the protein MDPAVRALVVTASTRAAAGVYPDKSGQLLVQLLAEAGCERVDGPRVVPDGDPVEAALREGVRAGYDVIVTTGGTGLTPTDLTPEMTRRVIDREIPGIAEAVRQANRDKVPASVLSRGLAGQAGTTLVVNLPGSSGGVRDGMAVLAPVLRHAVDQIRGGDHPNP